A region of bacterium (Candidatus Blackallbacteria) CG13_big_fil_rev_8_21_14_2_50_49_14 DNA encodes the following proteins:
- a CDS encoding phosphoglycerate dehydrogenase: protein MTARVLVCDHIHSSAVEILRPLAEITEVGPLSEAELCAQIGQYDALLVRSQTKVSAKALEAAAGKLKIIARAGVGVDNIDVPAATQYGIVVVNSPEGNTIAAAEHTLGLMMALSRSIPAADASLKQNEWRRKDFTGNELYGKTLGIVGLGKIGSHVARVAKSLGMHLVGYDPFINAERAAQLEVEVVDLPSLYQAADVITLHVPKTPETFHMINEQTLAKMKTGVRIINCARGELIDTPALIAALESGKVGGAALDVFEQEPLKDSPLQALGHKVVLTPHLGASTEEAQINVALDVAEQVAAVLRGEQAQNAINIPSLMPHLMQEVRPFFPLAEKLGSFIGQLQSCAIREVRITYFGELAEKPTAPLKVAVMHGLLSPTLKERVNYVNVLLLAKERGIAITEAKASESHDYANLIQVEVNFSEGTRKVAGSILGEKQERIVNIDGFPLSCVPQGCLLVLPHPDKPGMVGMVGEFLGQNDINISGIQLGRQTRRGAAVMVINIDEALSPELLQKLQAREEFCDTRMVVFS from the coding sequence CTGGTGCGCAGCCAGACCAAAGTCAGCGCCAAGGCCCTGGAGGCCGCCGCAGGCAAACTGAAAATTATTGCCCGTGCAGGGGTGGGCGTCGACAATATTGACGTACCTGCCGCCACCCAATATGGGATTGTGGTTGTCAATTCGCCCGAAGGCAATACGATTGCAGCCGCCGAGCACACCCTGGGGCTGATGATGGCGCTCTCACGTTCGATTCCGGCGGCTGACGCCTCACTGAAACAGAACGAATGGCGCCGCAAAGATTTTACCGGCAATGAGCTCTATGGCAAAACCCTGGGCATTGTCGGGCTGGGTAAAATTGGCTCGCATGTCGCGCGGGTCGCCAAAAGCCTGGGCATGCATCTGGTCGGCTATGATCCTTTTATCAATGCTGAACGGGCTGCCCAATTGGAAGTCGAGGTCGTGGATCTGCCCAGCCTTTACCAAGCAGCCGACGTGATCACCCTGCATGTGCCCAAAACCCCAGAAACCTTTCATATGATCAATGAGCAGACCCTGGCAAAAATGAAAACCGGGGTTCGCATTATCAACTGCGCACGGGGCGAATTGATTGATACCCCCGCCCTGATCGCCGCCCTGGAATCAGGAAAGGTGGGAGGCGCGGCCCTCGATGTATTCGAACAGGAACCCCTCAAAGACAGCCCCTTGCAGGCCTTGGGTCATAAGGTGGTCTTGACCCCTCACCTGGGAGCTTCCACCGAAGAAGCCCAAATCAACGTGGCCCTGGACGTGGCCGAACAAGTGGCCGCTGTATTGCGTGGGGAACAGGCGCAAAACGCCATCAATATCCCCAGCCTGATGCCCCATCTCATGCAGGAAGTGCGCCCCTTCTTCCCACTGGCCGAAAAGCTGGGCAGTTTTATTGGCCAACTGCAAAGCTGCGCCATTCGCGAAGTGCGGATCACCTATTTCGGAGAATTGGCAGAAAAGCCCACAGCCCCGCTGAAAGTAGCCGTGATGCACGGATTGCTCAGCCCAACCCTCAAAGAACGGGTCAATTATGTCAATGTCTTGCTCTTGGCCAAAGAGCGCGGCATTGCAATCACCGAAGCAAAAGCCTCAGAATCTCATGATTACGCCAATTTGATTCAGGTAGAAGTCAATTTCTCAGAGGGTACCCGCAAGGTGGCCGGATCGATTCTGGGTGAAAAACAGGAGCGGATCGTGAATATTGATGGCTTCCCCCTGAGCTGCGTGCCCCAAGGTTGCCTGCTGGTGCTTCCCCACCCCGATAAACCCGGCATGGTCGGCATGGTCGGTGAGTTTTTAGGCCAGAACGATATCAATATCAGTGGAATTCAGTTGGGCCGTCAAACCCGTCGGGGCGCTGCAGTCATGGTCATCAATATCGATGAAGCCCTCTCCCCTGAACTGCTGCAAAAGCTGCAGGCCCGCGAAGAATTCTGCGATACCCGCATGGTGGTCTTCAGCTAA